A DNA window from Anaerocolumna sp. AGMB13020 contains the following coding sequences:
- a CDS encoding ABC transporter permease: MKKVLMLAFSHIRKNKSQAVSLLLVVFLAGFLLNAGLLLLFNFSKLFDEKSEELYAPHAAFLEVPNPYIEEELDYLKKYPDVTATESHELLAANADIKFNGDVIPGLFMMVKVSEQQLMNPLKLIGESLPLNESSIYLPYIMKTGGLMELGDDFYVTVQGHEYHYKVAGFTEEAYFGSSTIQWYRFYLSDEGYDKLKQLLPSSVSVLHSVRLKDPKSSGTLIKDYTNRFYYEKSGNNNIFNNNISYEAVKNSRTFLSNITSMILVALAAVILSVSLIVIRFRIHSSIEESIVNIGVLKAMGYLSRQIILSMILQFGGISAVGVLLGVSTSYSVLPAISNLLEPQTAFVWNQGFDLSSSGITVLIIVCAVLFDTAFTSLRIRKMHPLTALRGGISTHNFKRNPLPLDRSPGKVTLLLAMKNIYHNLKQMIMVAAVIAGITFAAASVLSIYFNVGLHPGAFAGLIAGEVPDATFVMKTPEDSAKVLSDLKDSDKVRKAIFYSSRSVLIDGYNAQNYISEDFSLTEGKLLYKGRYPRHDNEIALSGASSRQSGKTIGDKVTVTYNGKKREYLVTGLIQSLNDNGYGLAMTTEGMEQLYPAFVPDRIYVYLKNTGDTARLIDEFKAKDGALFSNILDMPKLIEVQLGVYGSVLASISVVITIITFLVVVLVLYLVLKTSILRRKQEFGIQKAVGFTSLQLMNQIAISFTPAIISGVVTGCTLGIVGFNSLFVALVQSMGIMTASMPPSYLFTSLLGVGIIIFSYVISLVIALRIRKISPYMLVSE; the protein is encoded by the coding sequence ATGAAAAAGGTCTTAATGCTCGCTTTTTCTCATATCAGAAAGAACAAGAGTCAGGCAGTAAGCCTTCTTTTGGTTGTATTTCTGGCAGGTTTTCTTCTCAATGCAGGGCTTCTGCTGTTGTTTAACTTCAGCAAATTATTTGATGAAAAAAGTGAAGAGCTCTATGCTCCTCATGCTGCTTTTTTAGAAGTCCCAAACCCTTATATAGAGGAAGAATTGGATTACCTGAAGAAGTATCCAGACGTTACTGCTACCGAAAGCCATGAGCTGCTGGCAGCAAATGCAGATATCAAATTTAATGGTGATGTTATACCCGGTCTGTTTATGATGGTAAAGGTCAGTGAGCAGCAGCTAATGAACCCGCTCAAATTAATAGGCGAATCCTTACCCCTTAACGAGTCCTCTATCTATCTCCCATACATTATGAAAACCGGTGGACTAATGGAACTTGGAGATGATTTTTATGTTACGGTACAGGGTCATGAGTATCATTACAAGGTTGCAGGTTTTACGGAAGAAGCCTATTTCGGTTCAAGTACGATTCAGTGGTACCGCTTTTATCTGTCCGACGAAGGTTATGATAAATTAAAGCAGCTGTTACCTTCGTCAGTATCTGTTCTGCATAGTGTTCGTCTGAAGGATCCGAAATCATCCGGCACGCTCATAAAGGATTATACCAATCGATTCTATTATGAAAAAAGCGGAAATAATAACATCTTCAATAACAACATTTCCTATGAAGCAGTAAAGAACAGCAGAACTTTTCTCTCGAATATAACCTCCATGATCCTGGTGGCACTTGCTGCTGTTATCCTTTCTGTCAGTCTTATTGTAATACGCTTTCGCATACACAGCAGTATTGAAGAAAGTATTGTTAATATTGGTGTACTAAAAGCTATGGGTTATTTAAGCAGGCAGATAATACTTTCCATGATTTTGCAATTCGGGGGAATATCCGCAGTCGGTGTTCTTCTTGGTGTCAGTACCTCTTATTCTGTCCTGCCTGCAATTTCAAATCTCCTGGAACCGCAGACCGCTTTTGTCTGGAACCAGGGATTTGATCTGAGCTCCAGTGGAATTACCGTGTTAATCATTGTATGCGCAGTACTTTTTGATACGGCCTTTACCTCCCTAAGAATAAGAAAGATGCATCCTTTGACAGCACTAAGAGGCGGTATTTCCACCCATAACTTTAAACGCAATCCACTGCCTCTTGACCGGTCCCCCGGCAAGGTAACCCTTCTGCTTGCAATGAAGAATATTTATCATAATCTTAAGCAAATGATAATGGTAGCTGCTGTTATTGCAGGTATAACTTTTGCGGCAGCTTCTGTCCTTTCCATCTATTTCAATGTAGGGCTTCACCCGGGAGCTTTTGCAGGTCTGATTGCCGGTGAAGTGCCGGATGCAACGTTTGTTATGAAGACCCCGGAAGACTCTGCAAAGGTTCTTTCAGATTTAAAAGACTCCGACAAAGTAAGAAAGGCTATCTTCTATTCCTCACGCTCCGTTCTAATTGATGGATACAATGCACAAAATTACATTAGTGAGGATTTCTCTCTGACGGAAGGTAAGCTGTTATACAAGGGACGTTACCCGAGACATGATAATGAGATTGCTTTAAGCGGAGCCTCCTCCCGACAGTCCGGTAAAACCATTGGCGATAAGGTTACTGTGACCTATAACGGGAAGAAGCGGGAATATCTGGTTACAGGTTTGATTCAGAGTCTGAATGATAATGGTTATGGGCTGGCAATGACTACAGAAGGTATGGAACAGCTGTATCCTGCCTTTGTTCCCGACCGTATCTATGTCTATCTTAAAAATACCGGAGATACTGCTAGGCTTATTGATGAATTCAAAGCAAAAGACGGCGCACTCTTTTCCAATATTCTTGATATGCCAAAGCTCATTGAAGTACAGCTGGGCGTCTATGGCTCTGTGTTAGCATCTATTTCGGTGGTCATAACCATCATAACCTTCCTGGTTGTAGTGCTGGTATTGTACCTGGTATTAAAGACCTCCATACTTCGCAGGAAGCAGGAATTTGGTATCCAAAAAGCTGTCGGCTTTACATCCCTTCAGTTAATGAACCAGATTGCAATAAGTTTCACGCCTGCTATTATTTCCGGTGTTGTTACAGGCTGTACCCTGGGCATTGTGGGCTTTAACTCACTGTTTGTAGCTTTGGTGCAAAGCATGGGCATTATGACAGCCTCTATGCCCCCCTCCTATCTCTTCACCAGTTTGCTGGGTGTTGGTATCATTATCTTCTCCTATGTTATCTCTTTGGTTATTGCTTTACGTATAAGAAAGATATCACCTTATATGCTGGTTAGTGAATAG
- a CDS encoding histidine phosphatase family protein: protein MTLYLIRHGQTDWNVAGRIQGSHDSELNENGRKQAKKLGETILESQIQLSTIYTSPQKRAYKTAELIGSVTDKPVIPIKGLEEISHGLWEGLTWEEVKLKYPQEYGQWFENRRYAKAPGGESYDEMLKRVLSALHSITTTHKESAAVVTHGGVIMCLQCYLTDTPFDEMRKFKAKNTCILEIDSRQLFTNQHIR, encoded by the coding sequence ATGACATTATATCTAATCAGACATGGTCAGACAGATTGGAATGTTGCCGGAAGAATACAGGGCAGTCATGACAGTGAATTGAATGAAAATGGAAGAAAACAGGCCAAAAAATTAGGAGAAACGATTCTTGAGTCTCAAATTCAACTATCGACTATTTATACAAGCCCACAGAAAAGAGCATATAAAACAGCGGAATTGATAGGCAGTGTTACAGATAAACCTGTAATACCCATAAAGGGACTGGAGGAAATAAGTCATGGGTTATGGGAAGGGTTGACCTGGGAAGAAGTAAAGCTTAAATATCCGCAGGAATATGGTCAATGGTTTGAAAACCGCAGATATGCCAAAGCACCGGGAGGAGAATCCTATGATGAGATGCTGAAGAGAGTTCTTTCTGCTCTGCATAGCATTACCACCACCCATAAGGAAAGTGCGGCGGTGGTAACACATGGCGGTGTAATTATGTGTTTACAATGTTATCTTACAGATACACCTTTTGATGAAATGAGGAAATTTAAAGCTAAGAATACCTGTATTCTTGAAATTGACAGCCGCCAGCTATTCACTAACCAGCATATAAGGTGA
- a CDS encoding ABC transporter ATP-binding protein, producing the protein MQRAVLKTSKLSKTFSNGGMQQHILKNLDLEIYDGDFTVIMGSSGAGKSTLLYALSGMDKPTLGEIYFGNQEITGLNNDKLAIFRRKNCGFVFQQIYLLDNMSVMDNIIACGLLLSDNKKEIAERAGKLLLAVGLKENVWHKFPSQLSGGEAQRGGIVRALINTPGILFADEPTGALNSSSGNAVLNVLTEVNEKGQSIIMVTHDLKSALRGSRILYLKDGSVCGECKLGTYKGEDENRNAALLSFLKKMGW; encoded by the coding sequence ATGCAACGGGCTGTTTTGAAAACCAGCAAACTTAGTAAGACCTTTTCCAACGGAGGAATGCAGCAACATATACTTAAAAATCTGGATTTAGAAATATATGACGGAGATTTTACGGTTATAATGGGTTCCTCAGGTGCCGGTAAATCCACTCTTCTATATGCTCTTTCCGGCATGGATAAACCCACACTTGGAGAGATATATTTTGGTAACCAGGAAATAACCGGGCTAAACAATGACAAACTGGCAATCTTCAGGCGTAAGAACTGTGGTTTTGTCTTTCAGCAAATCTATCTGCTGGATAATATGAGTGTAATGGATAATATCATTGCCTGTGGCCTGCTGCTGTCAGACAATAAAAAGGAGATTGCAGAAAGAGCCGGGAAACTGCTGTTGGCAGTGGGTCTGAAGGAAAATGTGTGGCATAAATTTCCTTCCCAGCTGTCAGGCGGAGAAGCACAAAGAGGTGGTATCGTAAGGGCTCTGATCAATACCCCGGGGATACTTTTTGCCGATGAACCCACCGGTGCTTTAAATTCTTCTTCTGGTAATGCCGTTCTTAATGTATTAACAGAAGTAAATGAAAAAGGTCAAAGTATTATAATGGTTACCCACGACTTAAAATCAGCTTTACGCGGAAGTCGTATCCTTTATCTGAAAGACGGTTCTGTCTGCGGTGAATGCAAGCTTGGAACCTACAAGGGAGAAGATGAGAACCGGAATGCAGCCTTACTCTCCTTCTTAAAGAAAATGGGGTGGTAG
- a CDS encoding GNAT family N-acetyltransferase — translation MKFSIDQLNEEQLEVIENNLESYDKNYITYKLDGDIHLGAFADDELIGGIDACMTAFHILYVSTLFVKEAHRGKGIGKALLQETEKQAKALGANMIRLDTFDWQGRDFYLALGYEQVGSYTNDIDGFSEYFFLKRI, via the coding sequence ATGAAGTTCAGTATCGACCAACTAAACGAGGAACAGCTTGAGGTTATAGAAAATAACCTTGAGTCCTATGATAAAAACTACATAACCTATAAGCTGGATGGTGATATTCATCTGGGAGCCTTTGCAGATGATGAATTAATAGGTGGAATTGATGCCTGCATGACGGCGTTTCATATCCTCTATGTATCCACTTTGTTCGTAAAGGAAGCCCATAGAGGAAAAGGTATAGGAAAGGCACTGCTTCAGGAAACCGAGAAGCAGGCGAAAGCACTTGGAGCCAATATGATTCGTCTGGATACCTTTGACTGGCAGGGCAGGGATTTTTACCTGGCTTTAGGGTATGAACAGGTGGGAAGTTATACCAACGATATCGACGGATTCTCAGAGTACTTTTTCCTTAAGAGAATTTAA
- a CDS encoding AraC family transcriptional regulator, protein MKQETRTVKYDSRLKVEAYHFQGIMQKFPNHFHEYFVIGFIEKGKRYLSCKNREYTVEPGDLVIFNPLDNHTCEQIDGKTLDYRCLNIQPEVMKKAVYEITGNEIIPYFTTHVIFHSELVPLLTDLHQMIMQEEMDFRKEELFLFLLEQLLEEYTEQGVSKPAAEPSAEIKAVCDYLEKHFADSINLDDLCSLTGFSKYYLLRSFTRQKGISPYSYLETIRIGKARKLLEQGILPIEVALQTGFTDQSHFSNFFKKFIGLTPKQYMNIFKEI, encoded by the coding sequence ATGAAGCAGGAAACAAGAACTGTAAAATACGATTCCAGGCTAAAAGTAGAGGCCTATCATTTTCAAGGAATCATGCAGAAATTCCCGAACCATTTTCATGAATACTTTGTAATTGGTTTTATAGAAAAAGGTAAACGTTATCTCTCCTGCAAAAACAGGGAGTATACCGTCGAACCCGGGGATTTGGTAATATTTAATCCTCTTGACAACCATACCTGTGAGCAAATCGATGGAAAGACACTCGATTATCGATGCCTTAATATCCAGCCGGAGGTTATGAAAAAAGCTGTCTATGAAATAACCGGCAACGAGATTATTCCTTATTTTACTACTCATGTAATTTTTCATAGTGAACTGGTTCCATTATTAACGGATCTGCACCAGATGATAATGCAGGAGGAAATGGATTTTAGAAAAGAGGAGCTTTTTCTCTTTCTGCTCGAGCAGTTATTGGAAGAATATACAGAACAGGGTGTATCAAAGCCTGCGGCAGAACCAAGTGCAGAAATAAAGGCAGTCTGTGACTATTTGGAAAAGCATTTTGCAGACAGTATCAATTTAGATGACCTCTGTTCATTAACAGGATTCAGTAAATACTACCTGCTGCGTTCCTTCACCAGGCAGAAAGGGATTTCTCCTTATAGTTATCTGGAAACCATACGTATCGGTAAAGCCAGGAAACTACTAGAACAGGGTATACTGCCGATTGAGGTTGCTCTGCAGACTGGCTTTACCGACCAAAGTCATTTCTCTAACTTCTTCAAGAAGTTTATAGGCCTGACTCCCAAGCAATATATGAATATATTTAAGGAGATTTGA
- a CDS encoding DUF2000 domain-containing protein has product MLDTNMKCVMVIDSELPTGIIANTASILGITLGKQFPELVGEDVVDGSDQVHLGITTIPVSMLRGDNMLLKTLRKRLYDSEFNDLLVIDFSDVAQSCNIYSEYVSKAAVTEEENHNYFGIAIYGNKKKVNKLTGSMPLLR; this is encoded by the coding sequence ATGCTTGATACTAATATGAAATGTGTTATGGTTATAGATTCTGAACTTCCCACCGGAATTATAGCTAATACAGCCTCCATTCTTGGGATTACACTTGGGAAACAGTTTCCGGAACTGGTAGGGGAAGATGTTGTTGACGGATCAGACCAGGTACATTTAGGTATCACCACAATACCTGTCAGCATGCTTCGTGGTGATAATATGCTATTGAAAACTTTAAGGAAGCGGTTATATGACTCAGAATTTAACGATCTTTTAGTAATAGATTTTTCCGATGTTGCGCAAAGCTGCAATATTTACAGTGAATATGTTTCAAAAGCAGCTGTTACCGAAGAAGAAAACCATAATTACTTTGGTATTGCAATCTATGGAAACAAGAAAAAAGTAAACAAACTCACAGGCTCCATGCCGCTTTTAAGATAA
- a CDS encoding VOC family protein encodes MLQSLVHVAIVVKDYDEAIEFYTKKLHFTLVEDTYQPEQDKRWVVIAPPGSTGCTLLLAKASKPEQEPFIGNQAGGRIYLFLGTDDFWRDYEEMNSKGIVFVREPKEQPYGIVAVFKDLYGNLWDLVQFKEGHPMFSRVK; translated from the coding sequence ATGCTGCAATCATTAGTACATGTTGCAATAGTTGTAAAGGATTACGACGAGGCTATTGAATTTTATACAAAGAAACTGCATTTTACTTTAGTTGAGGACACCTACCAGCCGGAACAGGATAAACGCTGGGTGGTGATAGCACCTCCCGGCTCTACTGGCTGTACACTGTTATTAGCCAAAGCCTCCAAACCGGAACAGGAACCGTTTATCGGAAATCAGGCAGGCGGGCGAATTTATTTGTTTCTTGGAACTGATGATTTTTGGCGTGATTATGAGGAAATGAACTCAAAGGGTATTGTGTTTGTCAGAGAACCCAAGGAACAGCCTTATGGCATTGTTGCAGTGTTCAAAGACTTGTATGGAAATCTGTGGGATTTGGTACAATTCAAAGAAGGGCATCCTATGTTCAGCAGAGTTAAATAA
- the hcp gene encoding hydroxylamine reductase, with protein sequence MDNLMFCYQCEQTFGGKGCTKGGVCGKTPEIANLQDLLIYQLKGISCYARPLIEEGKKIDKAIVKFVENSLFTTLTNVNFDVQSHVELLKESQQIKEAIREQAPQGQYHDSATYNLSASKEDMLKDSVKAGIMYDQDLDEDIRSLRSTILYGLKGISAYGHQARFIGYQNDQVDHIYFLGLEATTNSKLTVEDLIRMTMRIGEMSVQVMNILDEANTSRFQNPTPHKVNVNVKKGPFIIVSGHDLHDLEMLLEQTKGKGINIYTHGEMLPSHGYPELKKYKHLVGNYGSAWQNQQKEFDAIPGCILMTTNCLMKPRDSYKDRIYSTSVVGWDGVEHIDLKADGTKDFSQIIEKALELGGFKEDEKKHEILVGFGHHETLSHAPEIVKAVKDGVIRHFFVIGGCDGARPGRSYYTELAQIVPKDSVILTLACGKYRFNKLDFGTVAGLPRLLDVGQCNDTFSAIRIATALADAFETDVNALPLTIVLSWYEQKALADLLALLSLGVKGIFLGPSLPAFLSPNVFQYLADTFNIRPISTPEDDLKSALKQAVS encoded by the coding sequence ATGGATAATTTGATGTTTTGTTATCAGTGTGAGCAGACCTTTGGCGGGAAAGGATGTACAAAAGGAGGCGTCTGCGGTAAGACACCGGAGATAGCTAATCTGCAGGATCTGCTGATTTATCAGTTAAAAGGAATTTCCTGTTATGCCAGGCCTCTAATTGAAGAAGGCAAAAAGATCGACAAAGCAATAGTAAAATTTGTAGAGAACTCATTGTTTACCACCTTAACCAATGTAAACTTTGATGTGCAGTCACATGTGGAACTCCTTAAGGAATCACAGCAGATAAAGGAAGCAATCAGAGAGCAGGCCCCCCAAGGTCAATATCATGATTCAGCGACCTATAATCTTAGCGCCTCCAAGGAAGATATGCTGAAGGATTCTGTAAAAGCTGGAATTATGTATGACCAGGATCTGGATGAAGATATCCGTTCCTTGCGTTCCACCATCCTATATGGCTTAAAAGGTATCAGTGCATATGGACACCAGGCAAGATTTATCGGGTATCAGAATGACCAGGTTGACCATATCTATTTTTTGGGTCTGGAAGCAACGACGAACAGCAAGCTGACAGTTGAGGATCTTATCCGTATGACAATGCGTATTGGAGAAATGAGTGTACAGGTCATGAATATTTTAGATGAGGCAAACACCTCAAGATTTCAGAATCCTACCCCTCATAAGGTTAATGTAAATGTAAAAAAAGGACCTTTTATCATTGTATCCGGTCATGACCTCCATGATCTTGAAATGCTTCTGGAGCAGACGAAGGGCAAAGGAATCAATATCTATACCCATGGAGAAATGCTGCCTTCCCATGGATATCCGGAACTCAAGAAATATAAACATCTGGTTGGCAATTATGGGTCAGCCTGGCAGAATCAGCAGAAGGAATTTGATGCAATACCAGGTTGTATCTTGATGACCACTAATTGCCTGATGAAACCCAGAGACAGCTATAAAGACAGAATTTATTCTACGAGCGTAGTTGGGTGGGACGGAGTAGAACACATTGATTTGAAAGCAGATGGAACCAAGGATTTCAGTCAGATTATTGAGAAAGCTTTGGAGCTGGGAGGGTTTAAAGAAGATGAAAAGAAACATGAAATACTGGTTGGTTTCGGACATCATGAGACCTTATCCCATGCTCCGGAAATTGTGAAGGCGGTAAAAGATGGGGTAATAAGGCATTTCTTTGTTATCGGCGGATGTGATGGAGCAAGACCTGGAAGGAGCTATTACACGGAATTGGCTCAGATAGTACCAAAAGACTCTGTTATACTCACCTTGGCATGTGGCAAATACCGTTTTAATAAATTGGATTTCGGCACAGTAGCCGGGTTGCCCAGGCTGCTAGATGTTGGGCAGTGCAATGATACCTTTTCGGCTATCAGAATTGCCACGGCATTGGCAGACGCCTTTGAAACAGATGTAAATGCCTTACCTCTAACCATTGTACTTTCCTGGTATGAACAAAAAGCGTTAGCAGATCTGCTGGCCTTATTATCTCTGGGTGTAAAAGGAATATTCTTAGGGCCAAGCTTACCGGCCTTTTTATCACCAAATGTATTCCAGTATTTAGCCGATACATTTAATATAAGACCGATCAGTACTCCGGAGGATGATTTGAAATCTGCTTTAAAGCAGGCTGTATCATAA
- a CDS encoding HAMP domain-containing sensor histidine kinase: MKIKSFSLILAVILLLGISGAVIIAVQAPDNQLDTVAVNDIVYNLKENWKSLKAPDYPLPGISYGIDYTVLDTEGKLLRATKPGITADENSAVRHRDTILSIYGTDDSYLGKLVIYNDSNKHWQNFRNRLLTDFLLMCFLFISALSVFLLIIQKKILRPFEILNRFAKNIAAGNLDIPLSMDKENAFGAFTESFDLMRTELATAKENEYRANTSKKELVASLSHDIKTPVASIKAIAELMSVTATDNKMKKQLETINAKADQINLLISNMFHATLEELNELKVTNSTISSHQISDMLHHADYQKTADIDPIPACLILADPLRLSQVLDNIISNSYKYAGTRLHVTFHLDAALSVDITDYGPGVLLEEIPLLTQKYFRGTNSRTEQGTGIGLYISAYFMDKMGGSLEFFNSKEGFTARLLLKLV, from the coding sequence ATGAAGATAAAAAGCTTCAGCCTTATCCTGGCTGTGATATTATTACTGGGCATCTCAGGTGCTGTAATTATAGCTGTACAAGCACCGGATAATCAGCTGGATACAGTAGCTGTTAATGATATTGTTTATAATTTAAAAGAAAACTGGAAATCTCTGAAAGCACCGGATTATCCCCTGCCCGGCATTTCTTATGGGATTGATTATACCGTTCTTGATACCGAAGGCAAACTTCTTAGAGCTACCAAACCAGGTATTACAGCAGATGAGAATTCGGCTGTCAGGCACAGAGATACCATACTTTCTATCTATGGCACTGATGACAGTTACCTCGGAAAACTCGTCATCTACAATGATTCCAATAAACACTGGCAAAATTTCAGGAACCGCCTGCTTACGGACTTTCTGCTTATGTGCTTTCTGTTCATATCGGCTTTGTCAGTCTTTCTTCTTATCATTCAAAAGAAAATTTTAAGACCCTTTGAAATCCTGAACAGATTTGCAAAAAATATTGCCGCCGGTAATCTTGATATTCCCCTTTCTATGGATAAAGAGAATGCCTTCGGAGCTTTTACCGAAAGCTTCGATCTGATGAGAACAGAACTTGCCACCGCCAAAGAAAATGAATACAGGGCGAACACCAGCAAAAAAGAGCTTGTGGCCTCCTTAAGCCATGATATTAAGACACCCGTGGCATCAATAAAAGCAATTGCAGAACTTATGTCTGTTACCGCCACAGATAATAAAATGAAAAAACAGCTGGAGACAATCAATGCAAAAGCCGATCAGATAAATCTGCTGATCAGCAATATGTTTCATGCTACCTTAGAAGAACTAAACGAACTAAAGGTTACCAATTCCACCATATCCAGTCATCAGATTTCAGATATGCTCCATCATGCAGATTATCAGAAAACGGCAGATATTGACCCGATACCTGCGTGCCTGATTCTGGCAGATCCTCTCAGGTTATCACAGGTTCTTGATAATATCATCAGTAATTCCTATAAATATGCCGGAACCAGGTTACACGTGACCTTTCATCTGGATGCCGCTTTATCAGTTGATATAACCGATTACGGACCGGGTGTTCTTTTGGAGGAAATACCCCTCCTGACCCAGAAATATTTCCGTGGCACGAATAGCAGGACGGAACAAGGTACAGGAATTGGTCTTTATATTTCTGCGTATTTTATGGACAAGATGGGTGGTTCCCTTGAATTTTTCAACAGCAAAGAAGGCTTTACGGCAAGGCTTCTATTAAAACTCGTGTAA